In the Arachis ipaensis cultivar K30076 chromosome B10, Araip1.1, whole genome shotgun sequence genome, one interval contains:
- the LOC107622048 gene encoding protein WVD2-like 4 isoform X2 → MEEEPLVGNSMKIELQSQNEDAEKILETTPIMTPLLKGSSYDQEILPLVSKKKPPVSSFQLLKSNATSKVASTPTKSTAATVSSKRDNCNIAATPTSSSKHASLLSSADKRRSTPYKSVNFAPIRELNRLTASVMKKFESARASAGSSKASKDASLTPLRTPTMAYKKEMQMHSALTPLTEKKRNKTSLDLSSTGKNTASSKWRLLSTENKMRSPMISSPFSLRTEERAARRKKKLEEKFNANEAQKVQLHTKLKEKAETDIRKLRQSFCFKARPLPDFYKERKESNKETQKDPQIQSESRKATPQSQRPYKNFQEKTQRRTFAHHLSTTLENTSPNIQQGNLKNRNHKQ, encoded by the exons ATGGAAGAAGAACCTTTGGTTGGGAATTCAATGAAGATTGAACTGCAAAGCCAAAATGAAGATGCTGAAAAGATCCTTGAAACAACTCCAATTATGACACCATTACTGAAG GGTTCAAGCTATGATCAAGAAATTTTGCCTTTAGTTAGCAAGAAGAAACCACCAGTTTCTTCCTTCCAATTGTTAAAGAGTAATGCAACCTCCAAAGTTGCTTCTACACCAACCAAATCAACAGCAGCTACTGTTTCTTCAAAGAGAGATAACTGTAATATTGCTGCTACCCCAACTAGTAGCAGCAAGCATGCTTCATTACTAAGCTCTGCTGATAAAAGAAGATCTACTCCTTACAAGTCGGTCAATTTTGCGCCGATTAGAGAACTTAATAGATTGACTGCATCAGTCATGAAGAAATTTGAAAGTGCAAGAGCTAGTGCTGGTTCCTCAAAGGCTTCAAAGGATGCATCATTAACTCCTCTAAGAACACCAACTATG GCTTATAAGAAGGAGATGCAGATGCATTCTGCATTGACCCCATTAACAGAAAAGAAAAG GAACAAAACTTCTCTTGATTTATCAAGCACAGGCAAAAATACAGCCAGCTCTAAATGGCGCTTGCTCTCAACAGA AAATAAAATGAGATCCCCAATGATATCCTCACCTTTCAGCTTGAGGACAGAAGAAAGGGCTGCAAGAAGGAAGAAG AAACTTGAAGAAAAGTTCAATGCCAATGAGGCACAAAAAGTGCAACTTCATACAAAACTCAAG GAAAAAGCAGAGACAGATATCAGAAAACTTCGCCAAAGTTTTTGCTTCAAAGCAAGGCCACTACCTGATTTTTACAAGGAAAGGAAAGAATCAAACAAGGAGACACAGAAG GATCCACAGATACAATCTGAATCAAGAAAGGCTACTCCTCAGAGTCAGAGACCTTATAAGAATTTCCAGGAAAAGACTCAGCGCCGCACCTTTGCTCATCATCTGAGTACTACTCTTGAGAATACATCACCAAATATTCAGCAAGGAAACCTCAAGAATAGGAATCACAAACAATGA
- the LOC107622048 gene encoding protein WVD2-like 4 isoform X3, with translation MEEEPLVGNSMKIELQSQNEDAEKILETTPIMTPLLKQGSSYDQEILPLVSKKKPPVSSFQLLKSNATSKVASTPTKSTAATVSSKRDNCNIAATPTSSSKHASLLSSADKRRSTPYKSVNFAPIRELNRLTASVMKKFESARASAGSSKASKDASLTPLRTPTMAYKKEMQMHSALTPLTEKKRNKMRSPMISSPFSLRTEERAARRKKKLEEKFNANEAQKVQLHTKLKEKAETDIRKLRQSFCFKARPLPDFYKERKESNKETQKDPQIQSESRKATPQSQRPYKNFQEKTQRRTFAHHLSTTLENTSPNIQQGNLKNRNHKQ, from the exons ATGGAAGAAGAACCTTTGGTTGGGAATTCAATGAAGATTGAACTGCAAAGCCAAAATGAAGATGCTGAAAAGATCCTTGAAACAACTCCAATTATGACACCATTACTGAAG CAGGGTTCAAGCTATGATCAAGAAATTTTGCCTTTAGTTAGCAAGAAGAAACCACCAGTTTCTTCCTTCCAATTGTTAAAGAGTAATGCAACCTCCAAAGTTGCTTCTACACCAACCAAATCAACAGCAGCTACTGTTTCTTCAAAGAGAGATAACTGTAATATTGCTGCTACCCCAACTAGTAGCAGCAAGCATGCTTCATTACTAAGCTCTGCTGATAAAAGAAGATCTACTCCTTACAAGTCGGTCAATTTTGCGCCGATTAGAGAACTTAATAGATTGACTGCATCAGTCATGAAGAAATTTGAAAGTGCAAGAGCTAGTGCTGGTTCCTCAAAGGCTTCAAAGGATGCATCATTAACTCCTCTAAGAACACCAACTATG GCTTATAAGAAGGAGATGCAGATGCATTCTGCATTGACCCCATTAACAGAAAAGAAAAG AAATAAAATGAGATCCCCAATGATATCCTCACCTTTCAGCTTGAGGACAGAAGAAAGGGCTGCAAGAAGGAAGAAG AAACTTGAAGAAAAGTTCAATGCCAATGAGGCACAAAAAGTGCAACTTCATACAAAACTCAAG GAAAAAGCAGAGACAGATATCAGAAAACTTCGCCAAAGTTTTTGCTTCAAAGCAAGGCCACTACCTGATTTTTACAAGGAAAGGAAAGAATCAAACAAGGAGACACAGAAG GATCCACAGATACAATCTGAATCAAGAAAGGCTACTCCTCAGAGTCAGAGACCTTATAAGAATTTCCAGGAAAAGACTCAGCGCCGCACCTTTGCTCATCATCTGAGTACTACTCTTGAGAATACATCACCAAATATTCAGCAAGGAAACCTCAAGAATAGGAATCACAAACAATGA
- the LOC107622048 gene encoding protein WVD2-like 4 isoform X1 → MEEEPLVGNSMKIELQSQNEDAEKILETTPIMTPLLKQGSSYDQEILPLVSKKKPPVSSFQLLKSNATSKVASTPTKSTAATVSSKRDNCNIAATPTSSSKHASLLSSADKRRSTPYKSVNFAPIRELNRLTASVMKKFESARASAGSSKASKDASLTPLRTPTMAYKKEMQMHSALTPLTEKKRNKTSLDLSSTGKNTASSKWRLLSTENKMRSPMISSPFSLRTEERAARRKKKLEEKFNANEAQKVQLHTKLKEKAETDIRKLRQSFCFKARPLPDFYKERKESNKETQKDPQIQSESRKATPQSQRPYKNFQEKTQRRTFAHHLSTTLENTSPNIQQGNLKNRNHKQ, encoded by the exons ATGGAAGAAGAACCTTTGGTTGGGAATTCAATGAAGATTGAACTGCAAAGCCAAAATGAAGATGCTGAAAAGATCCTTGAAACAACTCCAATTATGACACCATTACTGAAG CAGGGTTCAAGCTATGATCAAGAAATTTTGCCTTTAGTTAGCAAGAAGAAACCACCAGTTTCTTCCTTCCAATTGTTAAAGAGTAATGCAACCTCCAAAGTTGCTTCTACACCAACCAAATCAACAGCAGCTACTGTTTCTTCAAAGAGAGATAACTGTAATATTGCTGCTACCCCAACTAGTAGCAGCAAGCATGCTTCATTACTAAGCTCTGCTGATAAAAGAAGATCTACTCCTTACAAGTCGGTCAATTTTGCGCCGATTAGAGAACTTAATAGATTGACTGCATCAGTCATGAAGAAATTTGAAAGTGCAAGAGCTAGTGCTGGTTCCTCAAAGGCTTCAAAGGATGCATCATTAACTCCTCTAAGAACACCAACTATG GCTTATAAGAAGGAGATGCAGATGCATTCTGCATTGACCCCATTAACAGAAAAGAAAAG GAACAAAACTTCTCTTGATTTATCAAGCACAGGCAAAAATACAGCCAGCTCTAAATGGCGCTTGCTCTCAACAGA AAATAAAATGAGATCCCCAATGATATCCTCACCTTTCAGCTTGAGGACAGAAGAAAGGGCTGCAAGAAGGAAGAAG AAACTTGAAGAAAAGTTCAATGCCAATGAGGCACAAAAAGTGCAACTTCATACAAAACTCAAG GAAAAAGCAGAGACAGATATCAGAAAACTTCGCCAAAGTTTTTGCTTCAAAGCAAGGCCACTACCTGATTTTTACAAGGAAAGGAAAGAATCAAACAAGGAGACACAGAAG GATCCACAGATACAATCTGAATCAAGAAAGGCTACTCCTCAGAGTCAGAGACCTTATAAGAATTTCCAGGAAAAGACTCAGCGCCGCACCTTTGCTCATCATCTGAGTACTACTCTTGAGAATACATCACCAAATATTCAGCAAGGAAACCTCAAGAATAGGAATCACAAACAATGA
- the LOC107621278 gene encoding putative disease resistance RPP13-like protein 1 gives MAAEAVLSSVLNVVFDRMSSPEVVNWIKGKKLTHKLIERLKTNLYAVRAFLIDAEQKQIKERPVKEWLDSLKDAMYVADDLLDEVFTKAATQKDPGTFLSRFLNLQDRDVANRMEEVIDRIESLVIQKDTLGLREIPKENMSWRITTSLVETSDVCGREEDKEAIVKLLLDDDGDDTGGHSDVSVIPIVGMGGIGKTTLAQLVYQDGKVKENFDFQAWICVSEEFDVFKVTKTIIEAITSSFCSLTDLNLLQHDLKEKLSRKKFFVVLDDVWSESYDDWNKLLKPFRKGVKGSKILITTRSKRVASVVQTVSPYELSLLSEEDCWLVFSKHARLPTGSMENPTLKKVGKDLVKKCDGLPLAAQALGGLLRGNFDVIAICHIMPKAIIQSQNFWEFVTE, from the coding sequence ATGGCTGCTGAAGCTGTTTTGTCTTCCGTTCTTAATGTTGTTTTTGACAGGATGTCCTCCCCTGAAGTTGTTAACTGGATCAAAGGGAAGAAGCTTACTCACAAGCTCATTGAAAGGTTGAAGACTAATCTTTATGCTGTTCGAGCCTTTCTCATCGATGCTGAGCAGAAGCAGATCAAGGAAAGACCTGTCAAGGAATGGCTTGATAGTCTCAAAGATGCCATGTATGTTGCTGATGACTTGCTGGATGAAGTCTTCACCAAAGCTGCCACTCAGAAGGATCCAGGTACCTTCCTCTCTCGTTTTCTCAATTTGCAAGATAGGGATGTAGCAAACAGGATGGAGGAAGTCATTGATAGGATAGAGTCTCTTGTGATTCAAAAAGACACTCTTGGTCTCAGAGAGATTCCTAAGGAGAACATGTCATGGAGGATCACTACATCTCTAGTTGAAACATCTGATGTATGTGGCAGGGAAGAAGACAAGGAGGCCATAGTAAAACTCTTGttggatgatgatggtgatgatacTGGTGGTCATAGTGATGTATCTGTGATTCCCATTGTGGGCATGGGTGGGATAGGAAAGACTACTTTGGCCCAATTGGTTTACCAAGATGGCAAAGTGAAGGAGAATTTTGATTTTCAAGCTTGGATTTGTGTGTCAGAAGAGTTTGATGTTTTCAAGGTCACCAAGACTATCATCGAGGCAATAACTTCAAGTTTTTGCAGCTTGACAGATTTAAATTTGCTTCAGCatgatttaaaagaaaaattatcaagGAAGAAGTTCTTTGTTGTCTTGGACGATGTATGGAGTGAAAGTTATGATGATTGGAATAAACTTCTAAAACCTTTTCGAAAAGGGGTCAAGGGAAGTAAAATTCTCATAACTACTAGAAGTAAAAGAGTGGCTTCGGTGGTGCAAACTGTTTCACCTTATGAACTGAGCTTATTGTCTGAGGAAGATTGTTGGTTAGTGTTTTCAAAACATGCACGTCTCCCAACTGGTTCTATGGAGAATCCAACCTTGAAAAAAGTCGGCAAAGATCTCGTAAAGAAGTGTGATGGATTGCCCTTGGCAGCTCAAGCCCTTGGAGGCTTATTGCGTGGAAATTTTGATGTCATCGCCATTTGTCACATAATGCCAAAGGCAATTATCCAATCTCAAAACTTTTGGGAGTTTGTGACCGAGTAA
- the LOC107621277 gene encoding putative disease resistance protein At3g14460 — translation MENAPCILLSKLKYLRALSFDCFPLESLPDSIGELIHLRYLDLSRTDIMTLPDTLCNLYNLQTLKLVGCRKLKALPVGMKDLTNLHYLNISGTDLREMPEDMSKLTSLQVLSNYVVGKREGNRINELGALANLHQTILIDKLENVVNSSEALGARMFDKDGLESLFLNWSLDEYENTVDSLIERDVLEKLRPHSNLKKLQIWGYRGTKFPDWFGRSSYGDITEVTLGGCRNCFMLPSLGELPSLKHLKIFEFERLAIVGAEFYRNDESCLETPFPMLETLRFYSMPCWEEWLELNAFPRLRELMIRDCPMLRGDLPNQLPSLEDLTIHNCEQLSCCVPRAPAITSLGIEGSNEVRIGELPLLLDKLSIKGKHQAESVMEAIAHTQLTCLRILSISGCSSHVLFAVSSIPASLQKLKIKNCKKLEFQMEGLHHSLHKLRIQNSCDSVTSFSLDSFPNLVRVQISDCEKMESLVVSRSLSCLRFLLIKNCGSLKSLKTLWMASPQLEDLRLLGCPEIDLCAKGDPQRSLRYLTISYCKKQLSCVASQFHGLTHLCIKYEYESVKSFPKEGWLPASLEYLRLDSIKSVEMLECKGLAHLTSLQQLYIYECSNLENIDGEKLPASLLRLTIFGSPFLGKRCEMKDPQVWPKISHIPAIQVDYRWIW, via the coding sequence ATGGAAAATGCACCTTGTATCTTGTTGTCAAAGTTGAAGTACCTGAGGGCTTTGTCGTTCGATTGCTTTCCTCTTGAGTCATTGCCTGATTCAATAGGCGAGTTGATTCATTTGCGTTACTTGGATTTGTCTCGGACCGACATCATGACATTGCCCGATACACTTTGCAACTTGTACAATTTACAGACGTTGAAGCTGGTTGGATGTCGGAAACTAAAAGCCCTTCCTGTTGGCATGAAAGATCTTACAAATTTGCATTACCTTAATATTAGCGGGACTGATTTGCGTGAGATGCCGGAAGACATGAGCAAATTGACAAGTTTGCAGGTTTTAAGCAACTATGTTGTTGGGAAGCGTGAAGGGAACAGGATTAATGAATTGGGAGCACTTGCAAATCTACACCAAACAATTTTGATTGACAAATTGGAGAATGTGGTCAATAGCAGCGAAGCGTTGGGAGCAAGAATGTTTGATAAGGATGGCCTTGAATCTTTGTTCTTGAACTGGTCGCTAGATGAATATGAGAATACAGTTGATTCCCTAATTGAAAGAGATGTACTTGAAAAGTTACGACCTCATAGTAATTTGAAAAAACTACAAATTTGGGGTTACAGGGGTACAAAATTTCCAGATTGGTTCGGACGTTCTTCCTATGGCGACATCACCGAAGTAACTCTGGGAGGTTGCAGGAATTGTTTTATGCTTCCTTCACTTGGAGAGTTGCCCTCTTTGAAGCATCTAAaaatttttgagtttgaaaggctTGCTATTGTGGGTGCTGAGTTTTACCGAAATGATGAATCTTGTCTGGAGACTCCATTTCCAATGCTTGAAACTCTTAGATTTTACTCAATGCCTTGCTGGGAGGAATGGTTGGAGTTGAATGCATTTCCTCGACTTAGGGAGCTTATGATAAGGGATTGTCCCATGTTGAGAGGAGATTTGCCAAATCAACTACCATCTTTGGAAGATCTTACTATTCACAATTGCGAGCAGCTCAGTTGTTGTGTTCCAAGAGCTCCTGCGATTACCTCTTTAGGCATAGAAGGAAGCAATGAAGTGAGAATTGGGGAACTACCTCTTTTGCTGGATAAGCTTTCAATTAAAGGAAAGCATCAAGCGGAGTCGGTGATGGAGGCCATTGCGCACACCCAACTCACTTGCCTCCGAATTTTATCCATCTCAGGTTGTTCATCCCACGTATTGTTTGCAGTGAGTAGTATTCCCGCATCACTACAAAAGCTGAAGATAAAGAATTGCAAAAAATTAGAATTCCAAATGGAAGGCCTACACCACTCATTGCATAAACTAAGGATACAGAACAGCTGTGATTCGGTTACATCCTTCTCGCTGGATTCCTTTCCAAATCTCGTGCGTGTTCAAATCAGCGACTGTGAAAAGATGGAGTCTCTCGTGGTGTCACGCTCTCTTTCATGTCTCCGTTTTTTACTGATAAAGAATTGTGGGAGTTTGAAATCCCTCAAGACGCTATGGATGGCATCACCTCAGCTAGAAGATCTCAGATTACTTGGTTGCCCAGAGATTGATTTGTGTGCTAAAGGGGATCCACAGCGTAGCTTGAGATATCTTACCATCAGCTACTGCAAGAAACAACTCAGCTGTGTAGCATCGCAGTTTCATGGGCTTACTCATCTTTGTATTAAATATGAATATGAGAGTGTGAAGTCTTTCCCAAAGGAAGGTTGGTTGCCTGCCAGCCTTGAGTATCTCAGACTGGATAGCATTAAAAGTGTGGAGATGTTGGAATGCAAGGGACTTGCCCACCTCACCTCCCTCCAACAATTATATATTTATGAATGTTCCAATTTGGAGAACATTGATGGAGAAAAGCTGCCTGCCTCTCTGTTACGACTCACCATATTTGGAAGCCCTTTTCTGGGTAAACGGTGTGAGATGAAGGACCCGCAGGTTTGGCCCAAAATTTCCCACATCCCCGCCATTCAAGTTGATTACAGATGGATTTGGTAA